One part of the Leptospira saintgironsiae genome encodes these proteins:
- a CDS encoding Ig-like domain-containing protein, protein MKKFLVIGLIIVAALTNCDSVSKNLLKVDPFIGETEPPKVIFSNPASGMQNLPTNQSFSIGFSRPMNINSCQIAFTISPSTPGFFSNTAGLILTFTPTSALNAGTYTINLTKACEDPDGMDIQNPFSASVAIGTSTGSLGSNPTISGMYVYAGTSSACNTSNAALTDFLNGNVQNACMGNPSQNQILINFSRPMNTQTTNSAISISPSVSGSYTWSSNTILTITLDSALNLNQRYTVVVGASATDQNNIAMKQSVQSSFYVGSGNANPSVSSMTVLSGSQAGCQAGIGSATNFLTSTVNNGCVGNPTNNTITFNFTTPMDTQSTQNAVSFSPNIPGSFSWSNGNQTLTLVSDSTLSYGTRYEVGVGTSAQSSSLISMQQAVVGSFVAGALTSAPIVQAVGLASQTGAPGCSTTYPGTGSSTGGDWNLGFCWWDSSLPVLSPSSYKFRGGDDGASTATSCADQTTDNFRLVFNNYMDTGATASAVSLTRVSGTSTVIRLSTWSWSDCQVSYPFGCRVLDLKFAEIESSCGGNGAFGPSGDYNLTRAGLDFTNAYAPIGVDPNSPVYMIEVNSSATDVNGRSLSSPFTFSAVSQ, encoded by the coding sequence ATGAAAAAATTTTTAGTCATAGGATTGATCATTGTTGCAGCATTAACTAATTGTGATTCAGTTTCGAAAAATTTATTAAAAGTCGATCCCTTTATCGGAGAGACAGAGCCACCCAAAGTTATCTTTAGTAATCCCGCTTCGGGGATGCAAAATTTACCGACGAACCAATCGTTTTCTATTGGGTTTAGTCGCCCTATGAATATCAATAGTTGTCAGATCGCATTTACGATCTCTCCATCGACTCCCGGATTTTTTAGCAATACTGCAGGTTTAATTTTAACTTTCACTCCTACTTCTGCTTTGAATGCAGGGACATACACTATTAATCTTACGAAAGCTTGCGAAGATCCGGACGGTATGGATATTCAGAATCCGTTTAGTGCTTCTGTGGCCATAGGAACTTCGACTGGAAGTTTGGGTTCTAATCCAACGATCTCCGGTATGTACGTGTATGCCGGTACTTCTTCTGCATGTAACACTTCGAATGCTGCGTTAACCGATTTTTTGAATGGGAACGTACAGAATGCCTGTATGGGAAACCCTTCTCAAAATCAAATTCTGATCAATTTTTCTCGTCCGATGAATACTCAAACTACGAATTCGGCAATTTCGATCAGTCCTAGCGTTTCCGGAAGTTATACATGGAGCTCGAACACGATCCTTACAATTACTTTAGACTCTGCGTTAAATCTGAATCAACGTTATACTGTCGTGGTAGGAGCATCCGCCACAGATCAGAATAATATAGCAATGAAACAATCAGTTCAGTCGAGTTTTTATGTTGGGTCGGGTAATGCGAATCCAAGTGTTTCTTCCATGACCGTCTTGAGCGGTTCTCAAGCTGGTTGCCAGGCAGGAATCGGAAGTGCGACTAATTTTTTAACGAGCACTGTGAATAATGGCTGTGTGGGAAATCCTACGAATAATACGATTACATTCAACTTTACTACTCCGATGGATACTCAGAGCACTCAAAATGCCGTTTCTTTTTCTCCTAACATTCCGGGTAGTTTTAGCTGGTCGAATGGAAACCAAACCCTTACCTTAGTTTCGGATTCTACTTTGTCGTATGGTACTCGTTACGAAGTTGGTGTTGGAACATCTGCTCAGTCGTCCAGTTTGATCTCAATGCAACAAGCTGTGGTCGGAAGCTTTGTGGCGGGAGCGCTAACTTCGGCTCCGATTGTTCAAGCAGTCGGTTTAGCTAGTCAAACCGGAGCACCTGGTTGTTCGACTACGTATCCAGGAACAGGAAGTTCTACCGGCGGAGATTGGAATTTAGGATTCTGTTGGTGGGATTCTTCTTTACCAGTTCTTTCTCCGAGTTCGTATAAATTTAGAGGTGGAGATGATGGTGCGTCGACAGCCACATCCTGTGCAGATCAAACCACAGACAATTTTAGGTTGGTTTTCAATAACTATATGGATACGGGAGCCACAGCAAGCGCAGTTTCTTTGACTAGGGTTTCTGGGACTTCAACAGTAATTCGTTTGTCTACTTGGAGTTGGAGCGATTGTCAGGTCTCTTATCCGTTCGGTTGTAGAGTGTTAGATTTGAAATTTGCCGAAATCGAATCCAGTTGCGGTGGTAACGGAGCATTTGGTCCTTCAGGCGATTATAATCTCACAAGAGCTGGATTGGATTTTACAAATGCGTATGCTCCGATTGGGGTCGATCCGAACAGTCCGGTGTATATGATCGAAGTAAATAGTTCAGCAACGGATGTAAATGGTCGTAGTTTGAGTTCTCCTTTCACATTCTCAGCGGTGAGTCAGTAA
- a CDS encoding DUF1566 domain-containing protein, with amino-acid sequence MSKSSFSFFAKIILILLLFVNCGQENLQSSIQSALLQLLSENLGTTTGNSILPGKSLSLNGTRVPPLVGTVLDPSNNGTTIGIATENASVPNLILLYASNNKPFAVDANGDGILDYYLCFGGSGSVTLNTGINCSGGQVVVITTHGFDTNLDGVADNPILSDIAGDSTNPSSLISPTPGLYGGSQSVTINCSDNVAPGNIVYTTDGSVPAFSPLNGKVTNPPRASFTVGGAGDGSYTIKYRCRDFAGNIESVQTAVYQINHNIPIISITSALSSAYLSVNSGSIQSANVSWQSSQSGSYSIRLNATSCSDGTVLNSGTATANTNISSTILASQLSLGSNSVYLCVTSGLSGHSLLTITRDDTAPSITPNPGAGTYGSSPQNIQLSCNDTSSCKIAYTLDGSDPSINPVTGVISNGNLYSGSSIGLSNGSTEIRSVARDSAGNISTILSSTYAINSSVATVTVNAYIPASKAVNSNSGSTVQINWQASLSGFYKIYIGSSATCNSGTLATGTNVGGTATANVQVSSILDNSNFVNGSNTVLICVANASLDPQYGSLSTTITKDSVLPTVSSSIPANNGLGIAVSPAALTIQFSESMDATLIPASDSNLCPSTAPTTPAAITAYIYDGLGLNCTDVSAKFTWADTNKTKLVVDLSWINYPENTKVLLSFPSTYIKDLAGNAIASDVNISFTTTKEPKKFPVLKTGQASCSDANGNPIPCAGTGQDGDYTSKNTGRSYTGPTNIGAAYITTDVSTGLIWKTCALGWEVQTGTPNTCVQNTSGSLGPWPFYNDNSQTTPLLSAVNACSSLNLSNYGNISNWRLPTASELNTLPTYGSGSTPAINTTAFLSTSSGSLSTYWANYWSATSYFGDPYYSWATVFSDGSATTSVKPTSNGIFCVSSSNSHSAQISFTINKVAGVENGTVTDNVTGLTWQKCTNGLSGTSCNTGSATGSTWTTALASCNALTLAGKTWRLPNINELRSIMDYSKANPSVDTIYFPGTLSNYYWSSTSYSPSPSNAWYVHFNRGLVSPFAAKSNSYFIRCVTD; translated from the coding sequence ATGTCTAAATCCTCCTTTTCTTTCTTTGCTAAGATCATTTTAATCTTATTACTATTTGTCAATTGTGGACAGGAGAACCTTCAAAGTTCTATTCAATCCGCATTACTCCAATTATTATCCGAAAACCTCGGTACAACTACTGGAAACTCTATACTCCCGGGAAAATCTCTTAGCTTGAATGGAACACGTGTTCCGCCTCTGGTTGGTACCGTACTGGATCCTAGTAATAATGGAACGACCATTGGAATTGCTACGGAAAATGCTTCCGTTCCGAATTTGATCCTCTTATATGCTAGTAATAATAAACCTTTTGCAGTGGATGCGAATGGGGACGGTATTTTAGACTATTATCTTTGCTTTGGGGGAAGTGGAAGTGTTACTCTAAATACGGGCATCAATTGTTCAGGTGGCCAAGTAGTCGTAATTACTACTCATGGATTCGATACGAATTTAGATGGTGTAGCAGATAATCCTATTCTTTCTGATATTGCCGGCGATTCTACCAATCCGAGCAGTTTAATCAGTCCTACCCCAGGTTTGTATGGTGGTAGCCAATCTGTAACTATCAACTGTTCTGATAATGTTGCCCCAGGTAATATTGTTTATACAACAGATGGTTCGGTCCCAGCCTTTTCACCTTTGAATGGAAAGGTTACGAATCCGCCTCGTGCTTCATTTACTGTCGGAGGAGCGGGAGACGGTAGCTATACGATTAAATATAGATGTAGGGATTTTGCTGGGAATATAGAGAGTGTCCAAACTGCAGTCTACCAGATTAACCATAATATTCCGATCATTTCCATTACTAGCGCTTTATCTTCCGCATATCTTAGCGTGAATTCCGGTTCGATTCAATCTGCAAATGTATCTTGGCAGTCTAGCCAGTCCGGTTCTTATTCGATTCGCTTGAATGCGACCAGTTGTAGTGATGGGACCGTTTTGAATAGTGGAACAGCGACAGCAAATACCAATATTTCATCTACTATCTTGGCAAGTCAGTTGAGCTTAGGTTCCAATTCCGTCTATCTTTGTGTAACTTCGGGTTTAAGTGGACATTCGCTTTTAACTATTACTCGGGACGATACTGCTCCATCTATTACTCCGAATCCTGGCGCTGGAACGTATGGATCTTCCCCCCAGAACATTCAGTTGAGTTGTAATGATACAAGCAGTTGTAAAATAGCTTATACGTTAGACGGTTCAGATCCGTCCATCAATCCGGTAACTGGTGTAATATCGAATGGTAACCTTTATTCCGGCTCTTCGATCGGACTTTCGAACGGTTCAACAGAAATAAGATCAGTAGCGAGAGACAGTGCTGGAAATATTTCGACCATTCTTAGTTCTACATACGCTATTAATTCTTCAGTTGCGACTGTGACTGTAAATGCTTATATTCCTGCGAGTAAAGCAGTCAATTCCAACTCCGGCTCTACAGTTCAAATTAATTGGCAGGCAAGTCTATCAGGTTTTTATAAAATATACATTGGATCGTCTGCCACTTGCAACTCTGGTACTTTGGCCACAGGAACGAACGTAGGTGGTACAGCAACAGCTAATGTCCAAGTATCGTCCATTCTGGATAATTCCAATTTTGTAAACGGATCCAATACGGTTTTGATCTGTGTTGCTAATGCAAGTTTGGATCCTCAATACGGAAGTCTGAGTACGACGATTACCAAGGATAGTGTGTTGCCTACAGTTTCATCTTCTATTCCGGCAAATAACGGATTGGGTATCGCCGTATCACCTGCCGCATTAACGATCCAATTTAGCGAATCGATGGACGCGACTTTGATCCCTGCTTCTGATTCCAATCTATGTCCATCTACAGCGCCGACGACTCCTGCTGCGATTACGGCTTACATATATGATGGATTAGGTTTGAATTGTACTGATGTTTCGGCAAAATTCACTTGGGCAGATACAAATAAAACTAAGCTTGTGGTAGATCTTTCTTGGATTAATTATCCAGAGAATACTAAGGTTTTACTTTCTTTTCCGAGCACCTATATTAAAGACCTTGCAGGAAACGCGATAGCTTCCGATGTAAACATAAGCTTTACGACTACGAAAGAACCGAAAAAATTCCCAGTTTTGAAGACGGGCCAGGCTTCCTGTTCGGATGCTAATGGAAATCCTATTCCATGCGCTGGAACCGGCCAAGATGGGGATTATACAAGCAAGAACACTGGCAGAAGTTATACCGGGCCAACTAATATTGGCGCTGCTTATATTACTACTGATGTTTCTACAGGTTTAATTTGGAAAACTTGCGCTTTGGGATGGGAAGTACAAACCGGAACTCCAAATACATGCGTGCAAAATACATCTGGTTCTTTAGGACCTTGGCCATTTTACAATGACAATAGCCAGACTACTCCACTTCTTTCTGCAGTAAACGCCTGCTCTAGTTTAAACCTTTCCAACTACGGTAATATTTCAAATTGGAGATTGCCAACAGCTTCTGAGCTTAATACTCTACCTACCTATGGCTCAGGAAGCACGCCAGCAATCAATACTACAGCATTCTTAAGCACATCCAGCGGTTCGCTTTCTACATATTGGGCTAATTATTGGAGTGCTACATCTTATTTTGGTGACCCATACTATTCGTGGGCTACAGTCTTTAGTGACGGCTCCGCAACGACTTCCGTTAAGCCGACTTCTAACGGGATCTTCTGTGTCTCTTCTTCTAATTCTCATTCTGCACAGATATCTTTTACAATCAATAAGGTTGCTGGAGTGGAAAATGGTACGGTTACGGATAATGTGACCGGCTTGACTTGGCAAAAATGTACGAACGGATTGTCCGGAACTAGTTGTAATACAGGTTCGGCGACCGGTTCGACTTGGACCACAGCTTTAGCAAGTTGTAATGCCTTAACTCTCGCTGGTAAGACTTGGAGATTGCCAAATATCAATGAGTTGAGATCAATTATGGATTATTCAAAGGCCAATCCTTCGGTGGATACAATATATTTCCCCGGAACATTATCAAATTACTATTGGTCTTCTACTTCATATTCACCTTCGCCTTCGAACGCATGGTATGTTCATTTTAATCGAGGTTTAGTCAGTCCTTTTGCAGCAAAGAGTAACTCGTATTTCATACGTTGCGTTACCGATTAA
- a CDS encoding efflux RND transporter periplasmic adaptor subunit codes for MDLLKLLFSNKVFRFIVIGITIYLASFFIYSKATRGARANQFVTKAGDIVFKPAHAVFGKPNRSESFEERGAEGGTFGEAGDLQNAPSIGALNVEQRMISPNIDVSGLVDFESKADIFSKIGGRLEKIFVQEGEEVSLGQKVFQVESLQMELELMKQQATLEASRSQARLAKEKWEKAKMNVYGLLQEKEKSEAIYEKVKEELEKARATFFALEEVYKVGGLSKEEFEIAKLGLTTKETALGVAKRDNEIRSIGLTDEDIVQNGYVLPRSKEEKLNLFKEINTKIERAEYEAMEGVCRSHEAQVNSTKTMLKEVIVYSPMKGVVAKKYKSEGELLGGASGNQAVLTIININKVYAVFNITETESTILKKGMRVDFFADVFPDIKFSGKVTLVSPLVDQKAHTVEVRAIVENVGRKLKPGMFIRANIVLGNPTPTILLPSIALLANEGDKSSVFIFKEGRCYSTEVKVGKKYGNDIEILQGLQQNDVVLLEKLSQLRDGMPVTPSFSR; via the coding sequence ATGGATCTATTGAAGTTATTATTTTCCAACAAAGTTTTTCGATTTATCGTAATCGGTATTACGATCTACCTCGCCAGCTTTTTCATCTATTCCAAGGCAACGAGAGGAGCCAGGGCAAACCAGTTCGTAACTAAGGCCGGAGATATAGTATTCAAACCTGCTCACGCTGTTTTCGGGAAACCGAATCGGTCTGAAAGTTTCGAAGAAAGAGGAGCGGAAGGAGGAACCTTTGGAGAAGCAGGCGACCTTCAAAACGCTCCTTCTATCGGTGCGTTAAACGTAGAGCAACGTATGATCTCTCCTAATATCGATGTTTCCGGTTTAGTGGATTTTGAAAGTAAAGCGGATATATTCTCTAAGATCGGCGGAAGGTTGGAAAAAATATTCGTTCAAGAAGGAGAGGAAGTCTCTTTAGGACAAAAGGTATTTCAAGTCGAAAGTCTTCAGATGGAACTTGAGTTGATGAAGCAGCAGGCGACTTTAGAAGCCTCTCGATCCCAGGCTCGCTTAGCAAAAGAAAAATGGGAAAAAGCTAAAATGAATGTATATGGCTTACTCCAGGAAAAGGAAAAAAGCGAAGCTATATACGAAAAGGTAAAAGAAGAACTTGAGAAAGCCAGAGCCACTTTTTTTGCCCTCGAAGAGGTTTATAAGGTCGGGGGCCTTAGTAAAGAAGAGTTTGAGATCGCTAAACTTGGATTAACTACAAAGGAAACTGCGCTAGGGGTAGCTAAAAGGGATAATGAAATCCGGAGCATAGGATTGACCGACGAGGATATCGTTCAAAACGGTTATGTACTCCCGCGTTCTAAAGAAGAGAAACTAAATCTTTTCAAGGAAATTAATACTAAAATAGAAAGAGCAGAATACGAGGCCATGGAAGGGGTTTGTAGATCTCATGAGGCCCAGGTGAACTCCACCAAAACTATGCTGAAGGAAGTTATAGTTTATTCTCCTATGAAGGGTGTAGTCGCTAAGAAGTATAAGTCCGAAGGAGAACTTCTTGGAGGAGCGTCGGGTAATCAAGCGGTTCTCACCATCATCAATATCAATAAAGTGTATGCAGTTTTTAATATTACGGAAACCGAATCTACCATTTTGAAAAAAGGAATGCGTGTCGATTTTTTTGCAGATGTTTTTCCTGATATAAAATTTTCAGGGAAAGTAACTTTGGTGAGTCCTTTAGTGGATCAGAAAGCACATACTGTAGAAGTCAGGGCGATCGTAGAGAATGTAGGCAGAAAATTAAAGCCTGGAATGTTTATCAGAGCGAATATCGTACTCGGGAATCCGACCCCTACTATTCTCCTTCCTTCGATTGCTTTGTTAGCGAACGAGGGAGATAAATCTTCCGTTTTCATCTTTAAAGAAGGTCGTTGTTATAGCACCGAGGTTAAAGTAGGAAAAAAATATGGGAATGATATAGAAATTCTCCAGGGGCTCCAGCAGAACGATGTCGTTCTTTTAGAAAAACTTTCCCAATTGAGGGACGGCATGCCCGTAACACCTTCTTTCAGTAGATAA
- a CDS encoding SH3 domain-containing protein — protein sequence MIPAQKSNNFLILLTISLFLFNCTKKARYSNSLYGVKVYKEAKVDSEVIGTIEFIEPIYIQDDKPFSDNMIKISFQGRTAFVEKEFLSIEKVQFYYNVIASNLNLRSAPGLKSEKLILLPKGTKGEILSISKDPVTIDGRKGFWFQTKFQDKEGWIFSGYTLIATTLDYFQEDLPDDYKISLRSIDLYSGTLEQFKGKGKIELSYENSDFKVYQVSYPKNDDCDSPDDRILFESKLDGRLFYDKGVVQQTIRKTNYPIHDSILTYSIGCKCCCPWSSTEVYFLRKTVQAIYFEDTNTKPMCFFGDEYKSNYSENRMNSENHLLTFWKFSDCRSFGGIEIDSEYPVVAFKGNLFAEIFFEGDSVKIEQFRNVEIPAKYSESWKNSTAIK from the coding sequence ATGATCCCAGCGCAGAAATCTAATAATTTTCTTATACTATTAACTATATCTCTTTTTCTATTCAATTGTACAAAGAAAGCCCGTTATTCAAATTCTCTATATGGAGTAAAAGTATATAAGGAAGCTAAAGTCGACTCTGAAGTAATCGGCACAATTGAGTTCATTGAACCTATCTATATCCAAGATGATAAACCTTTCTCCGACAATATGATTAAAATTTCCTTTCAAGGAAGAACAGCATTCGTAGAAAAGGAATTTTTATCCATTGAGAAAGTTCAATTTTATTATAACGTTATTGCCTCTAATTTAAACCTTCGATCCGCTCCAGGTTTAAAATCGGAAAAATTGATTTTATTACCCAAAGGAACCAAAGGAGAGATCTTATCTATTAGCAAGGATCCAGTAACAATAGATGGGCGAAAAGGATTCTGGTTTCAAACAAAGTTCCAAGATAAAGAGGGATGGATATTTTCAGGTTACACATTAATAGCCACAACTCTCGATTATTTCCAAGAGGATTTGCCAGACGATTACAAAATTTCGCTTAGATCTATAGATCTTTACTCAGGCACTTTAGAACAATTCAAAGGCAAAGGTAAAATCGAACTCTCATACGAAAACAGCGATTTTAAAGTATATCAAGTTAGTTATCCTAAAAACGATGATTGCGATTCACCAGATGACAGAATACTATTTGAAAGCAAATTGGATGGACGCCTTTTTTACGATAAGGGTGTTGTTCAACAAACTATAAGGAAAACTAACTATCCTATTCACGATAGTATACTTACATATTCTATCGGCTGTAAATGCTGCTGTCCATGGAGTTCTACAGAAGTCTATTTTTTAAGAAAAACTGTACAAGCTATATATTTTGAAGATACGAATACTAAACCTATGTGCTTCTTTGGAGATGAATATAAGAGCAATTATAGCGAAAATCGGATGAATTCTGAAAATCACCTTCTTACATTCTGGAAGTTTTCCGACTGTAGATCGTTTGGAGGAATAGAAATAGATTCTGAATACCCAGTGGTAGCATTTAAAGGAAACTTATTTGCTGAAATATTTTTCGAAGGTGATTCTGTTAAAATCGAGCAATTTAGAAATGTAGAAATTCCAGCTAAATATTCAGAAAGCTGGAAAAATTCTACAGCGATAAAATAA
- a CDS encoding lipoprotein has translation MFFKKYIILSIILIFFFVNCSYSGFLNSGSMRIAIKKESVKSTYLLGYIENRDNHFDPYNTKNLSNMLKFELLNAGYGILVLDDYIKVSEDSASKELASKKEPKDILAQLAENAKMSGAGASPGGQEPGFLSPDFSSKLLRESEIKTVQAVTRFDFFIQGALAMNDNRKILDKIENGILFLEIFDKNGKFVSGINYTVEGRTLTEAELLKSICSRVIDKLEKREEPKPWWKF, from the coding sequence ATGTTTTTTAAAAAGTACATAATTCTTTCAATTATTCTAATATTCTTTTTCGTAAATTGTTCTTATTCCGGTTTTTTGAATTCCGGTTCAATGAGGATTGCGATTAAAAAAGAATCTGTCAAATCTACCTATCTTTTGGGTTATATAGAAAACCGAGATAACCATTTCGACCCATATAATACTAAGAACTTATCGAATATGCTTAAGTTCGAACTTTTGAATGCGGGCTATGGTATCCTGGTTTTGGACGACTATATCAAAGTCAGCGAAGATTCGGCGTCGAAGGAGCTTGCGAGCAAGAAGGAACCAAAAGATATTTTAGCCCAATTGGCGGAAAACGCTAAGATGAGCGGAGCTGGAGCAAGTCCTGGTGGGCAAGAACCGGGATTTTTATCCCCGGATTTCAGTTCTAAATTATTAAGAGAATCTGAAATTAAGACGGTTCAAGCAGTTACACGTTTTGATTTTTTTATCCAGGGAGCTCTTGCGATGAACGATAATCGTAAAATACTGGATAAGATCGAAAATGGGATCCTATTTTTGGAAATATTCGATAAAAACGGGAAATTTGTGAGTGGTATAAATTATACAGTTGAAGGTAGAACCTTAACTGAAGCGGAACTTTTGAAATCCATTTGTAGTCGAGTCATCGACAAATTGGAAAAAAGAGAAGAACCTAAACCGTGGTGGAAATTTTAA
- a CDS encoding TolC family protein: MQNRGNVERVRIHMNMDQAVLIGTTNNIILRTLDSKKEIAKMVIAERWREFLPKVGVQYLGLRNVNTGSSDNLYNDVRLTVQQLVFDGGEAGLQVEVAKLNDLLNEQDFKINSAKVKLEIQKAYMKALAAKGKILLGRKSIEKMEESLRKSKVEFSQGLITKVQLMEVSNKIKQAQFTFLKFKNESNQALLELKQVLSLDFHVDIDLEENIYTDFAITEPIFDIEETIIRAINTREDLKKSQVVVRKLKNEKKIADNYWIPKLYLGGYAGKNGNEFPLRHDIYGVNFNFVMPLGSSVVQSNGSMGVQKDGTGIQTYPGFGNQTVGPGLNGYESSTIKFFDNMAYSRKIMEGEVQLSEAVLSLKNMENQVAVEVQKSLDRTTEAWELLKISNSRVLLNWEALKISNTKMNVGQSKKEDLLNSELDFVRAEQELTDSLVGYMISCYEASYVANVDVTQRKLIQFQKGRGNSLIGALLQGKDPRKAAAVDSNDGASFPGAN; this comes from the coding sequence ATGCAGAATCGTGGAAATGTAGAAAGAGTTAGGATACATATGAATATGGACCAAGCTGTTCTGATTGGGACTACGAATAATATTATTCTGAGAACTCTGGATTCTAAAAAAGAAATCGCGAAGATGGTGATTGCCGAAAGGTGGAGAGAATTCCTTCCTAAAGTTGGAGTTCAGTATCTGGGTTTAAGGAATGTTAACACTGGTTCTTCCGATAACCTTTATAATGATGTTCGCTTAACAGTCCAACAACTTGTATTTGACGGGGGAGAAGCCGGTCTCCAGGTAGAAGTCGCCAAATTAAATGACCTTTTGAACGAACAAGATTTCAAAATCAATTCTGCAAAGGTCAAATTAGAAATCCAAAAAGCATACATGAAAGCTCTAGCTGCTAAGGGAAAAATCCTATTAGGCCGCAAGTCGATAGAGAAGATGGAAGAATCTTTGAGGAAATCTAAGGTAGAATTCAGCCAAGGACTTATTACAAAAGTTCAGTTGATGGAAGTTTCGAATAAAATCAAGCAAGCACAATTTACTTTTCTGAAATTTAAGAACGAATCTAACCAAGCCCTTTTGGAATTGAAGCAAGTTTTGTCTTTAGACTTTCATGTGGATATTGATCTTGAAGAAAATATCTATACCGATTTCGCAATTACTGAACCTATCTTCGATATAGAAGAAACGATTATTCGAGCTATTAATACTCGAGAAGATTTGAAAAAATCTCAGGTTGTTGTTCGAAAACTTAAGAATGAGAAAAAAATAGCGGATAATTACTGGATCCCTAAACTTTATTTAGGTGGTTACGCCGGTAAGAACGGTAATGAATTTCCGCTGCGTCATGATATTTACGGGGTTAATTTTAATTTCGTTATGCCTCTTGGTAGTTCGGTCGTTCAATCGAACGGAAGTATGGGGGTTCAGAAAGATGGAACGGGTATCCAAACATATCCCGGTTTTGGTAACCAAACTGTTGGGCCTGGGTTAAACGGATATGAATCCAGCACGATCAAGTTTTTCGATAATATGGCTTATTCCCGTAAGATCATGGAAGGTGAAGTACAATTATCCGAAGCGGTCTTAAGCCTTAAGAACATGGAAAATCAAGTGGCAGTTGAGGTGCAAAAAAGTTTGGACCGTACTACAGAGGCCTGGGAGCTATTAAAGATCTCGAATTCGAGAGTTCTGTTGAATTGGGAAGCATTAAAAATTAGTAATACTAAGATGAACGTGGGTCAATCTAAGAAGGAAGATCTTTTGAATTCTGAATTAGATTTTGTCCGTGCAGAGCAGGAATTGACCGACTCTTTAGTAGGTTATATGATTAGCTGCTATGAAGCATCTTATGTTGCTAATGTGGATGTAACGCAGAGAAAACTGATCCAATTTCAGAAAGGAAGAGGAAACTCCCTAATCGGCGCGTTATTGCAAGGGAAAGATCCGAGAAAAGCAGCAGCTGTAGATTCCAATGATGGGGCTTCGTTCCCTGGTGCGAATTAA
- a CDS encoding tetratricopeptide repeat protein gives MNLFWVNKRSEALKILNEIHKEDPEYKDTLFVMGKINYYDLKFPEAKKYFEEIYNKNPENLTALLWILKCQFASGIRDQSIFENLQTFMKRDPSNLEALYIGGRILEEAGKTDLAIQNYSQMVLQTPQIALAHKQLSGIYKRANVAQKADFHFKQFQALTRKE, from the coding sequence ATGAATCTTTTTTGGGTCAATAAAAGATCCGAAGCTTTAAAAATCCTAAACGAGATCCATAAGGAAGATCCGGAATATAAAGATACGTTATTCGTAATGGGAAAAATCAACTATTACGATCTGAAATTTCCAGAAGCTAAGAAATACTTTGAAGAAATATATAATAAGAATCCGGAAAATTTAACGGCATTACTTTGGATCTTAAAATGCCAATTTGCTTCCGGGATTCGTGACCAGTCGATTTTCGAAAATCTTCAAACATTTATGAAAAGAGATCCGAGTAATCTAGAGGCTTTGTATATTGGTGGTAGGATTTTAGAAGAAGCGGGTAAGACGGATTTGGCAATCCAGAATTATTCGCAAATGGTTTTGCAGACCCCGCAGATAGCCCTCGCACATAAACAGTTGTCGGGAATTTACAAAAGAGCGAATGTCGCCCAGAAGGCCGATTTTCACTTTAAACAGTTCCAGGCTTTAACCAGAAAAGAATAA